A single Glycine soja cultivar W05 chromosome 14, ASM419377v2, whole genome shotgun sequence DNA region contains:
- the LOC114382988 gene encoding uncharacterized protein LOC114382988 isoform X3: MYRFCFRTRPLLRFHLHRNISSSRKPIINPTNTTLENSQIAPQPNTDHRHTLSPVHSKSLSRIFVVALSAVSISAVVASAALLSDSDRGGGTNPLYEGAERAARKAADSCDRIFQHAKRTGVAAAVLWKSLRSVLSSANHEVRSGFEIRVAALLADISAANSGRRAAIVGAGGGAVVDWLLDSVAVAKDGGATQAESARALAYLIADPNVSAAVLGRPHAVPSLLRFIFSCQPRRSKNNKKHSRHSAFDISDSLKGRSMLVAAIMDIVTSSCDNAEEVSFKPSLPGNAEIRDIAAALEVIEDGGLHLDEPPEGEDDGGGLGRKGIGIKILEGTPVLGLSRTNSDACHEELKHQTPKTLIYPNKYDNSPEQKNVSSAVVPGLWDDLHCEHVAVPFATWALANWATASQLNRSRIQELDRDGNAIMSALMAQERSVKWHASLVVWLLLEDRNTPLNESVSDWASSLLSTISQACKHEDVSLAQVASSAFLLSVERSPGVQKVVMEKGVNPMRDIAKQMTKHKQVQEPMAKALELVCTGELRLSLEESQKWSGILLPWVFGKFSSDTIRSSAIKILSQILEDYGPTCVPLSQGWLAMMLSEVQSSIKKSNDKGTNQPKSDNVKTLINNANIASAAQVANQLSSAVVNLAAKQLGNASNSGDASPLADFLSLEPLAGPFRSLKKDNLPKLDAADSALATLKGIKALTEVCAEDSVCQDMIVDFGILCLLRRFLLSDDYEKLAAIEAYDASSRAHEGKERISNVDGEPAISDVNDPASVRVPPTAHIRKHAARLLTILSLLPRVKKVITVDETWCKWLDDCANGRIPGCSDLKMQSYARAALLNMFCNDQPNGKSESGRGGPSDGGVKNYRNSCPRYDDMIFLINSHLPHWKCPKETDQQEAFSKEISLFTSTEMGDVIESVNGSNCSISNDSTKNNPDADCPPLDIVFVHGLRGGPYKTWRIAEEKSSTSSPLVEKIDEEAGKLGTFWPGEWLSSDFPEARMFTLKYKVCLD; the protein is encoded by the exons atgtatagatTCTGTTTTAGAACTCGACCCCTTCTTCGCTTCCATCTTCATCGCAACATTTCTTCTTCAAGAAAACCTATCATCAATCCAACAAATACAACTTTAGAAAATTCCCAAATTGCCCCTCAGCCAAATACCGATCACCGCCACACGCTCTCTCCCGTCCATTCCAAATCTCTCTCTCGCATCTTCGTAGTTGCTCTCTCCGCCGTCTCCATCTCCGCCGTCGTCGCCTCCGCCGCGCTCCTCTCCGATTCCGATCGCGGCGGAGGAACGAATCCACTGTACGAGGGCGCGGAGCGCGCCGCGCGCAAGGCGGCGGACTCCTGCGACCGGATCTTCCAACACGCGAAGCGCACCGGCGTCGCCGCCGCGGTACTCTGGAAGTCGCTGCGGTCGGTGCTGTCCTCGGCGAATCACGAGGTCCGCTCCGGCTTCGAGATTCGCGTCGCGGCGCTGCTCGCGGACATCTCCGCCGCGAACTCCGGCCGCAGAGCCGCGATCGTCGGGGCAGGCGGCGGCGCCGTCGTGGACTGGCTGCTGGATTCGGTGGCGGTTGCGAAGGACGGCGGCGCCACGCAGGCGGAGTCCGCGAGGGCGCTGGCTTATCTGATTGCGGACCCTAACGTGTCTGCGGCGGTTCTTGGGAGACCTCACGCGGTTCCGAGTCTTCTGAGGTTCATCTTCTCGTGCCAGCCTCGGCGTTCTAAGAATAACAAG AAGCATTCAAGACATAGTGCATTTGATATTTCTGATTCTTTGAAAGGCAGGAGCATGCTTGTTGCTGCCATTATGGATATCGTTACATCCAGTTGTGACAATGCTGAAGAGGTATCTTTTAAGCCATCATTGCCTGGAAATGCTGAAATCAGAGACATTGCTGCAGCCCTAGAAGTTATTGAGGACGGGGGTTTGCACTTGGATGAGCCACCTGAAGGTGAAGATGATGGTGGTGGGTTGGGAAGGAAAGGGATTGGAATCAAGATACTTGAAGGTACCCCTGTTTTAGGGCTTTCAAGGACCAATAGTGATGCTTGTCACGAAGAACTGAAGCATCAAACTCCTAAAACTCTCATATATCCAAATAAGTATGACAATTCACCGGAACAAAAGAATGTGTCTTCTGCTGTTGTTCCTGGTCTCTGGGATGATTTGCACTGTGAACATGTTGCTGTTCCTTTTGCCACCTGGGCATTGGCAAATTGGGCAACAGCATCACAGTTGAATAGATCTCGTATTCAGGAACTGGATCGAGATGGAAATGCTATCATGTCTGCTTTAATGGCACAGGAGAGGTCTGTTAAATGGCATGCAAGTTTGGTGGTGTGGTTGCTATTAGAAGATCGCAATACACCTTTGAATGAATCTGTTTCTGATTGGGCTTCCAGTCTTCTTTCTACTATATCTCAAGCATGCAAGCATGAAGACGTTTCTTTGGCTCAGGTAGCTTCATCTGCCTTTCTCTTATCTGTTGAGAGGAGCCCTGGAGTGCAGAAGGTAGTGATGGAGAAGGGTGTTAATCCAATGAGAGACATCGCCAAACAGATGACAAAGCATAAGCAGGTTCAAGAACCAATGGCAAAGGCATTGGAGCTAGTTTGTACTGGGGAGCTGCGTTTGTCTCTTGAAGAGAGTCAAAAATGGTCAGGCATTcttcttccttgggtttttggAAAATTTTCCTCTGATACTATACGATCTTCAGCCATAAAGATTCTTTCTCAGATCTTGGAAGACTATGGACCAACATGTGTACCACTTTCTCAAGGATGGTTAGCCATGATGCTGTCTGAAGTACAAAGTTCTATAAAGAAATCAAATGATAAAGGAACCAACCAACCTAAGAGTGATAATGTAAAg ACGTTAATCAATAATGCAAATATTGCTTCTGCTGCACAAGTTGCCAATCAACTATCTAGTGCCGTTGTTAATCTGGCAGCTAAACAGTTGGGAAATGCATCTAATTCTGGGGATGCATCCCCACTGGCAGATTTTCTGTCTCTGGAACCTTTAGCAGGACCATTTAGaagtttaaaaaaagataatcttCCTAAATTAGATGCTGCAGATTCTGCCTTGGCAACCCTGAAAGGAATTAAAGCTTTGACTGAAGTTTGTGCTGAAGATTCTGTGTGTCAGGACATGATAGTTGATTTTGGGATTTTATGTTTGCTGAGGCGCTTTTTATTGAGTGATGATTATGAGAAACTGGCTGCTATTGAGGCTTATGATGCATCATCTAGAGCACATGAGGGGAAGGAGCGGATATCAAATGTAGATGGGGAACCGGCTATATCAGATGTAAATGATCCAGCTAGTGTCCGAGTTCCTCCTACAGCTCATATCCGCAAGCATGCAGCTCGGTTATTGACCATCCTCTCACTGCTTCCCAGAGTCAAGAAGGTTATCACAGTTGATGAAACTTGGTGCAAATGGCTTGATGATTGTGCTAATGGGCGGATTCCAGGTTGCAGTGACCTTAAAATGCAAAGCTATGCCAGGGCAGcacttttaaatatgttttgcaATGACCAGCCTAATGGAAAATCTGAAAGTGGAAGAGGAGGCCCTTCTGATGGTGGtgtaaaaaattataggaactCGTGTCCTCGTTATGATGACATGATATTCTTGATAAATTCTCATCTTCCCCACTGGAAATGTCCCAAAGAAACAGATCAACAAGAAGCTTTCTCAAAGGAGATATCTCTGTTTACTTCTACTGAAATGGGGGATGTAATAGAATCCGTGAATGGCAGCAACTGTTCTATTTCTAATGATTCAACTAAAAACAACCCAGATGCAGATTGCCCTCCACTAGACATAGTTTTTGTCCATGGTCTACGTGGTGGGCCTTACAAAACTTGGCGTATAGCTGAGGAGAAATCCTCAACTTCATCACCTTTGGTGGAGAAGATTGATGAGGAAGCAGGAAAGCTTGGAACCTTTTGGCCTGGTGAATGGCTTTCCAGTGATTTTCCTGAGGCTCGGATGTttaccctaaaatacaaggttTGCCTTG ACTAA